A part of Verrucomicrobiia bacterium genomic DNA contains:
- a CDS encoding YiiX/YebB-like N1pC/P60 family cysteine hydrolase, whose product MLIALHRGKGFIARAIRWQTRSVYSHASIVLEESECVVEAREFEGVRMVLWRDVVASGEVVDLFRVKGLTEEAEECVREFLWEQMGKAYDYTMVARFISRRQEERASSGKWFCSELVFAALAKAGVRLLERVEAWEVSPGMLRLSTRLEQMKNEEGRMKKAGRTGGPLGNVQRPTFNVQRSEGEGLATDGTRITRIGGISDLRFEISKGREMGCVRRYQGLFGNWIRSGFGGGVVRTPRPTGMGKEAVCDC is encoded by the coding sequence ATGTTGATTGCGTTGCATAGAGGGAAGGGGTTTATCGCGAGGGCGATTCGGTGGCAGACGCGGAGTGTTTATTCGCATGCGAGTATCGTGCTGGAGGAGTCGGAGTGTGTGGTCGAGGCGCGGGAGTTTGAGGGGGTGCGGATGGTGTTGTGGCGGGATGTGGTGGCGAGCGGTGAGGTGGTGGATCTGTTCCGGGTGAAAGGGTTGACGGAGGAGGCGGAGGAATGTGTGCGCGAGTTTTTGTGGGAGCAGATGGGGAAGGCTTATGATTATACGATGGTGGCGCGGTTCATTTCGCGTCGGCAGGAGGAGCGGGCTTCATCGGGGAAATGGTTTTGTAGTGAGTTGGTGTTTGCGGCTTTGGCGAAGGCGGGGGTGAGGTTGCTGGAGAGGGTTGAGGCGTGGGAGGTTTCGCCGGGGATGTTGCGGCTCTCGACGAGGCTCGAACAAATGAAGAATGAAGAAGGGAGAATGAAGAAAGCCGGTCGCACCGGCGGGCCATTGGGGAACGTTCAACGTCCAACTTTCAACGTCCAACGTTCAGAGGGGGAGGGGTTAGCCACGGATGGAACACGGATCACACGGATTGGGGGAATTTCAGATTTGAGATTTGAAATTTCAAAGGGGAGGGAGATGGGATGCGTAAGACGTTATCAAGGGCTGTTTGGAAATTGGATACGCAGCGGCTTCGGCGGCGGCGTGGTGAGGACACCTCGCCCTACCGGGATGGGAAAGGAGGCGGTTTGTGATTGCTGA